From Erigeron canadensis isolate Cc75 chromosome 8, C_canadensis_v1, whole genome shotgun sequence, one genomic window encodes:
- the LOC122610198 gene encoding uncharacterized protein LOC122610198, translating to MERRRRWMYEITRHSEEFDNGLTEFMKVAEENRKKNCREKICCPCKSCQILNWFCDAIQERKNCYLLVPHVVTREVICAQGVLWTGSDMLHGSRMLDGYAKVQLDTVDKDYTSLDLPVPSDEHFKLADAIGSFIQWPKSRIKPCGQPSSTPDQRDVRSSSSKNSTSRIPATRTCGDASPSSAPSPTYDLENHDLELHSYSTRIMRRPEFIQAYYLSLMSRSNPGLTMSREIRVETFSSLSPVSIDVTPMEVMTLLTRQELEMTILALFVSALHNSIDTDLERNGCAFLNPFSVNGSMCQWQPMTNRLTLSYISRGHWSLFILRPNELTGYILDSIGKGKTEDHYRLPSFVKKLFKGFRWIFPKVQQQQSNWECGYYVMNWLYDFVKYQQYSFPAYIPWNDTRSYELSQLDDMVKFWTKAIPVPKD from the exons ATGGAGCGTAGACGTAGATGGATGTATGAGATAACAAGGCATTCTGAAGAGTTTGATAATGGATTGACTGAATTTATGAAAGTTGCTGAAGAGAATCGGAAGAAAAATTGTAGAGAAAAAATTTGTTGTCCTTGTAAAAGTTGTCAAATTTTAAATTGGTTTTGTGATGCTATACAA GAACGCAAAAATTGTTACTTGTTGGTACCCCATGTAGTTACTAGAGAAGTTATTTGTGCACAAGGGGTCTTATGGACGGGGTCAGACATGTTACATGGGTCACGAATGTTGGATGGGTATGCTAAGGTGCAATTGGACACTGTTGATAAGGACTATACTTCTCTTGATCTACCGGTGCCTAGTGATGAACATTTTAAACTTGCGGATGCTATTGGCAGCTTCATTCAGTGGCCCAAATCACGAATCAAG CCATGTGGTCAACCATCTTCAACACCCGACCAAAGAGATGTTAGATCTTCTTCCTCTAAAAATTCTACTTCAAGAATACCAGCAACTAGGACTTGTGGTGATGCATCG CCATCTTCTGCTCCATCGCCGACATATGATCTTGAAAATCACGATTTAGAGCTGCATAGCTATAGTACTAGAATCATGAGGAGGCCGGAGTTTATTCAAGCGTACTATCTGAGTTTGATGAGCAGAAGTAACCCTGGACTCACGATGTCTCGTGAGATTCGGGTTGAGACTTTTTCATCACTTTCCCCTGTGTCTATAGATGTCACTCCCATGGAGGTTATGACTTTGCTTACAAGACAAGAACTTGAGATGACTATTTTAGCACTCTTTGTATC GGCTTTACATAACAGTATTGATACAGACTTAGAGCGAAATGGATGTGCTTTCTTAAACCCTTTTTCAGTTAATGGTTCAATGTGTCAATGGCAGCCGATG ACTAACCGGTTAACACTTTCTTACATTAGCAGGGGTCACTGGTCGCTTTTTATATTGCGTCCTAATGAATTAACCGGGTACATTCTAGACTCCATAGGTAAAGGAAAGACCGAAGACCACTATCGGTTACCAAGCTTTGTAAAAAA gCTTTTTAAAGGTTTTCGTTGGATCTTTCCCAAG GTCCAACAACAACAGTCTAATTGGGAATGCGGATATTACGTGATGAATTGGCTATATGATTTTGTAAAGTATCAACAATATTCTTTCCCGGCTTAT ATACCTTGGAATGATACAAGATCATACGAGCTCTCACAACTAGATGACATGGTTAAATTTTGGACAAAAGCAATTCCGGTTCCAAAGGACTAA
- the LOC122610046 gene encoding embryogenic cell protein 40-like yields MAQYGGDRQYGRQTDEYGNPIRQTDEYGNPIRQTDEYGNPVHTTTGVTMGDYGSTGHQGLGSKIGEAVGLGTGGHHTTGHQGLGTGTEYGTTGHQSLGSRIGEATGLGTGHQGMGTGTEYGTTGHQSLGSKIGEATGLGTGHHTTGHQSLGSKIGEATGLGTGGQHTTRHQGTGTEYGTAGRSYGTTGHQGLGTEPGRTADEFGRYQNQPSATPMGGAGFGTGTGATAVLHRSGSGSSSSSEDDGMGGRRKKKGVMQKIKEKLPGGHSTEQQTTASGGVYGETHEKKGMMEKIKEKLPGHH; encoded by the exons ATGGCACAATATGGAGGAGATAGACAGTATGGACGCCAGACCGACGAGTATGGGAATCCTATTAGGCAAACGGATGAATATGGGAATCCTATTAGGCAAACTGATGAGTATGGAAACCCGGTTCACACCACAACCGGAGTAACCATGGGTGACTATGGTTCCACCGGTCACCAAGGACTAGGTTCCAAAATAGGTGAAGCTGTTGGGTTAGGAACCGGTGGTCATCATACAACCGGTCATCAAGGGCTGGGAACTGGTACCGAGTACGGTACAACCGGTCACCAAAGTTTGGGTAGTAGAATAGGTGAAGCAACAGGGCTAGGAACCGGCCATCAAGGGATGGGTACCGGAACAGAGTATGGTACAACCGGTCACCAGAGTTTGGGTAGTAAAATAGGTGAAGCCACTGGGTTAGGAACCGGTCATCATACAACCGGTCACCAAAGTTTGGGTAGTAAAATAGGTGAAGCAACCGGGCTTGGAACCGGTGGTCAACATACAACCCGTCACCAAGGGACGGGTACCGAGTATGGTACCGCTGGACGAAGCTATGGTACCACGGGCCATCAAGGCCTGGGTACAGAACCAGGCCGAACTGCTGATGAGTTCGGCCGTTACCAAAACCAACCTAGTGCCACCCCTATGGGTGGTGCTGGTTTTGGAACAGGAACGGGCGCTACCGCAGTTTTGCATCGTTCAGGGAGTGGCAGCTCAAGCTCA TCTGAAGATGATGGAATGGGAGGAAGGAGGAAGAAGAAAGGAGTGATGCAGAAGATCAAAGAAAAGCTTCCTGGTGGTCATAGTACCGAGCAGCAGACGACCGCAAGTGGTGGTGTTTATGGAGAGACGCATGAAAAGAAAGGGATGATGGAGAAGATCAAAGAGAAGCTGCCAGGACATCACTGA
- the LOC122610047 gene encoding cold-shock protein CS120-like gives MAGHIGQVGSKLGEAVGLGTGGHHTTGHQGTGTTGHQGIGTKIANGAGVGTGGHHTTGTTGHQSVGTKIGNAVGLGTGGHHTTTTTGHQGVGTKIAKAAGLGTGGHHTTTGHTGTGHATTGHQGGVVQKIKEKLPGVGHSTTTSGGGAYGGTHQKKGVVEKIKEKLPGHH, from the coding sequence ATGGCAGGACACATCGGTCAAGTGGGTTCCAAACTAGGTGAAGCTGTTGGGCTAGGAACCGGTGGTCACCATACCACTGGTCACCAGGGTACCGGAACCACCGGTCACCAAGGCATTGGTACTAAAATAGCTAATGGTGCTGGGGTAGGAACCGGTGGTCATCACACAACCGGTACAACCGGTCACCAAAGTGTGGGTACTAAAATAGGTAACGCCGTTGGGCTAGGAACCGGTGGTCATCATACTACAACTACCACCGGTCACCAAGGTGTGGGTACCAAAATAGCTAAAGCCGCTGGGCTAGGAACCGGTGGTCATCATACTACAACCGGTCACACTGGAACCGGGCATGCTACCACCGGTCACCAAGGTGGTGTTGTACAGAAGATTAAAGAAAAGCTTCCCGGTGTCGGTCATAGTACCACAACAAGCGGTGGTGGTGCTTATGGAGGAACGCATCAAAAGAAAGGAGTGGTGGAGAAGATCAAAGAGAAGTTGCCAGGACATCACTAA